The sequence ATCGGAGAACGACGAGATATTTGACCTCCTTTTTAGAGAGAACCTCTCAAATGTATATAGATTTTTAGGCAAAGAGCCCCCTGATAAGTTGACAATCCCTGTAATTATAGAAGACAGGGAGGTAAAGCCATCAAGGGAACCTGTTAACTTTATCCACCCGATAATAGATGGCAGGATGACGAACTATTTTGAATGGATAGGTTCAGGTTATCTGGAGGGAAAATCCCACGGTGTCGCTGTTCATGAGTCAGTGTCATTAATGAAGGGATTATACTATGGTTTCAATGAGAAATACCTTTATCTCCGTATCGATATAGATAAAAGATACATAAACGGAGCTATGGGCTTTTCCTTTGAAATACATATAGAAAATTCTCAATCCTTTGACATATGTTATAGCGTAAGGGATAATGCTGTAGACGCCTCTATCCCTATAGAAATAGCCTTTGTTGACATAATGGAGGCACAGATACCCTTTGAATCCATTAACGCAAAACCCGGTGACAAGATAGATGTATGGGCTACATTAAAGATCAAAGATATGAAGGTAGACAGGATACCTTCCAGGGGGTATCTGTCTATAATTACACCATCAAAGGATTTTGAGATGGAGATGTGGTATGTTTAGCCCTATTTTGATTTTCTGATGGATGCCAGCAACGTCTCCATCTCCTCTCGAACAACCTTTTCTGCCACATCTGAAAGGATCTGCCTTGAATAGTTTTTCATATAATTACTTATAATAGGCGTAAGCTTCTCTATAAGGCTGTCCTTTAAGGTCTCAAGGGATTCTTTTACAGCCTTTTTAAGCTGCTCTTCAAAGTCTATTGTCTCTTGATCATCTTGGAATTTAAATACTATCTTTGGCTCTTTTAGAATCTCCTGCATTATCATGCTTTCCTGTATTTTTTGCGTCTCTACCTGAGGCATGGTAGTAGATGGTGTTGTTTCTACATCTTGGAGTTTTGGGGTTGTATCCTCAAGCTCGGCAATCATCTGATGGACTTTAAAGAAGTTTATGGGCTTATCTATTATACCTGTGATTTCCTTATATCCTGAAAGGTCTATCTTTTTATTTATGTCCTTGAGAAAGAAAAAATGGGCTTTTTGAAGCAATTCTCTATCCTGAAGGTCTTCATAGACCTCTATGCCGTCTTTTTTATCTAAATCTACATTTACTATGTAGATATCAGGTTTGTATTCCAGGGCAATCCTATCTATGCTGGAACCATCAGAGGTATAGAAGAAGTCGTATTCGTCTACAGGAAACACTACCCTGAAGGCATCCCTTAAACCTTCATCCTTGTCGGCTAAAAGTATCTTTTTCATATAACACCCCTTTTATTTTTTTAAATTTTTAAATAGCTCATGGACAGGTATAATATTAAAAATAGCAAGGATTATCAATATTAAAACAACAGATGTCGCCACCAGATATGGCAACCATTTGTAGATCCTTTTTTGGAAATTCTCCTTTTCTTTTTCAATTTCCACCAGTGTAGATATGCTTTCGTCCTCAAGGACAGATTTTACAACCTTCTCGTCTACCAGACTTGCTGACCGTGAATAGAGAAACAGAAGACACCTGTCGCATATGATATTTATTACCCTGGGATAACCTTTTGATGCCTTATATATGTGTTCAAGGCCTTTTTCCTCAAATTGCACAAAACCCTTTGAGCCTGCCTTTAAAAGCCTGTGGGTAATATAATGATTCACCTCATTAATATTGAGGGTTTTTAACCTGTATATGATAGATATCCTCTGGGCAAGATATCTCATGTGAGGCTGTTTTAACCTTTCTATGAGTTCATGCTGTCCAAAAAAGATGATGTGGAGGATCTTTTCCTTGTCTGTCTCAATATTGGAGAGTATCCTTATAAAATCAAATGTTTCGTTGGTTATAAGCTGTGCCTCATCTATAATAATAATAGTTTCTTTGCCCTTTTTATGTTCTGAGATGAGAAATTCCTCAAGTTTTGAAAAAAGGTCTTTTTTTGATAATGTATTATCGTATTGAATACCCAATTCTGTGAGAACCGCCTGGAGGAATTCCTGTTCTCCCATGATGGGATTTAGAATAAGCGCAGAATTATAGATATTTTTATCAAGTCCATCAAGGAAGAGTCGGGATAGGACTGTCTTGCCTGTCCCAACATCGCCGTATATGCAGGCAAACCCTTCTTTCTGGGCTAAAAAGAATCTTAAATGTTCTATAGCCTCCCTGTGGGTTTGTGATTCATAGTAGAAATGGGCATCTGGAGTTAGCCCAAAAGGCTTTTCTGTTAAACCAAAATATTCAAGATATGGTATCTCCATTATTTTTTTTAAATTACAGTATTGTATATTGGTTATGCAAGATTTATTTTGTCAAATAAAGATTTTTTTTATAATATATAGAGATGACTCTATCTATAATAGTTCCTGTGTTTAATGAAATAAATACAATACCTGAGATAGTAAAAATATTAACCACATTGTCCTATGATAAAGAGATAATTATAGTGGATGACGGTTCTACAGATGGGACAAAGGCTTATTTGGAAGAGATAAGGCAAAACTCTGAAAGCATTGGGGCAGGTAAACTAAAGGTCGTTTTCCACGAAAAAAATATGGGTAAGGGCGCTGCCATAAGGACAGGATTAAGCTATGCCACAGGTGATATAGTCATCATCCAGGATGCAGACCTGGAATATGACCCGAGAGATTATCCTTCCCTTCTTAAGCCCATACAGGAAAACAAGGCAGATGTGGTATATGGTTCAAGATTCTTAGGTGGGCCCCACAGGGTTCTATACTTCTGGCATTATATGGGAAATAAGGTGATAACCCTTTTATCCAATATGTTTACAGACTTGAATCTAACTGATATGGAGACGGGTTATAAGGTTTTTAAAAGGGATGCCATAAAGGATATAGAGATAAGATCCAACAGGTTTGGCTTTGAGCCGGAGATAACGGCAAAGATAGCAAAAAAAGGCTTACGAATATATGAAGTTCCCATATCATACTATGGAAGGAGCTATAAGGAAGGAAAAAAGATTACATGGAAGGATGGTATAAAGGCAATTTTTACCATAGTGAGATATAATATTTTTAGTAGATAATGAGTTTATAGACCAGAAAAGAACGAGAAAAAAGGGGTATTTATTTACCTAAAATTAAATTTTATTGAAGTAATGTATGGCAAAAGATAAAGGTTTTTCGCTTATAGAGCTTATAATAGTCATAGTGACTCTGGGGATCCTGGCATCAGCAGTTTTATATAAGGTCGGCACCTTTAAATCCGATGCAACTTCTATTGCTGCTGTTGAACAGGTTATAGCAGATATCCAGTATGTTCAGATGCTTGCCATGTCAAAGGTTGATCAAGGGGATCAAAAGAGAAGTATAGATTTTGAATCTGGTTCTAATTTCTATTACGTAGCAGGTGAGAGAAAACAGCTACCCGGTGGTGCTAAAGCAGAGAATACCGTTACATTTACTTTTAATTCCCTTGGCGAGCCTACCAAAGGAGGTAATCAAACAGTAACCATAGCTGGCAAACAGATTAAGGTCTGGGCAATAACAGGCAAGGCAGAGGCATTGTAAGAAGGCTTAAAAAAGTAGTAAGGATTGAAATGAGAAATGACTAAAGTGTTAAGGATGGGAGATAGGGGTTTTACACTCATTGAATTGATTATCTTTATTGTGGTGGCAGGGCTTTTTGTGCCTCTTGCTTATATGGCATTCACCACTGCCTTAAAAGACAGCACCAACCCTGAATCTGTAATAACTGCCAGATTTCTTGCAGAAATGAAGATGGAGGATATAACAATGGAGGATTTTGATGATATTTTTGAAAATTTTCGCCGTAGACCAAGCACCTCTTATGAGGATATAGATAAATCAAAATATCCAGGTTATCAGTGGAAATGGACGATAGGATATATTACTTATAGCGGAGACCCGCCTGTTATATCAGATTCTGGAAGTAAAACTAATTACCTGAAAATCATAGTATATGTCCGAAACCCTCAGGGTTATGAATATGTAGTCCATACAATTGTTACAAAAAGATAAGGTAGTTAAGATGAAAGATAAAGGCTTTTCCTTAATAGAGATCATCATCACCATAGTGATATTGGGTATAATTGGACTATTTTCTTTTTCATTTTTTTCCAGCCTCACAAGGACATATGCCATGATGGGCTCAAAAAGGACTGTCCACCAAGAGGCTGCATATGCCTTAGAGAGGGTATCAAGGGAATTAAGGGATGCAAAGAAGGTGAATGTGAACAACGATGTTTTGGACTTTGAAAAGGCAAACCCCAAAGGACAGGACACCAATAAATATGTAAAATTCTATAGAAGTGGCTCTGACCTGTATAGAGATTCTGCAAGCGATAGTGGTTTTACAACAAATATTACCCACAACATAATTGCCAGGAATGCCTCAAAATTTACTGTATCGCTAGATGGAACACCCCCCCTTACTTTAAATAAAATAATCACATTAGAAATAGAAATTACAAAGGATGGAGAAACCCAGTCTTATTTAGTGGGTATATACCCAAAAAATTATACCAATGACTCATGCAATTTTAATTCAAGAAGCTATGGAGGGTGCTATGAGGATAAGATTAACTGAAAAAGGTGTTTCTCTGGTTATTTTGATAGTAATAATTACTGTTATAGGTGCCCTCGGTGCAGGAATCGTGTCATTTATGGGGGCAAAGCAGAGGTCCTATCTTCTCCAAGCTCAGGCATATCAGGCGCTAAACCTTGCCAATGCAGGGGTCGAATTTGCCATAAGATATGCAAAAGATAGATTTGACGTGGGAGAGTCTGTCAAGGATTGCCTCGGAACAGCAAAAACAATAAATTTCGGCAATGGTAGTTTTGAGATCACATATATAGGCGAAGCTAACTATACACTCAAGTCTATTGGCAGGTGCGGGTCTGCCACAAGAGAGGTAAGGCTCAACAGATTTCCTGGTTACATTATGGGTCAAGGTTTTGTCCTGACAAAGACTATAGATTCTCAATACAGTCCATACGATCATAGCAGCAATGTTAATGTTCCTCTAACAAATCTCTATGACCAGACCATATATATTAAACAAATTAAAATTAATATGAATCCTGATCAAGGGAGTAGCAATCGTATTAAGACTATTTCTGTAGGTGGAAATGTGGTCTATGATTATAACAGTGATCCCAAAAATCCCAATATAGATGGCCATGGTGCTAATAAGGGTATATGTATACCCACTTCAGGAGGTGGATGCCCGAGCGGTTCAATCACCCCTGCCAGGATACCATATGGATTTAATCTCAACCAAGCCATACCACCAGGGAGCATTACAGAGATTTTAGATTTTAGTTCCGCATCTGTAAGGGGTAATTATATAATGACCTTTACATACGATTTTAATACAGACTATAAAAATCCAAAGACTGCAACCATGACATTTACAATACAGTAGCAATATTAAACCATTAAAAATAGATTAAAGAGTAAAGTGCAAGTGTAGGTGCGGATGTCTTGATTTGTGGGTTTTCACCTTTATCGCAACTATATTATTGCAACAAATGCAATAATTCTATCCGCCTTTATGTATAGTTTAGTCTATAATTTAGTAATTATACAAAATAACTAAATTTTTACATCAAATATTTCAAATAACTCTTCATAAATAAAGATTTTTCTTGACATACATAAATCAGAATGATAGTTTGAACATAACTTTGCATTATATGCAGAAATATATGCAAAATGGTATAAATTGATGTTATTTGATGGAGATATGGCTATTCAGAATGAGGGAGACTTAATACCCCTACCACCACTCACAGAGAGGCAACAGGAGTGCCTTGTCTATCTTTTTAATTATTTTGCAGAGAAAAGATATTATCCTACACAAAGGGAAATAGCCAAGCATATGAATCTTAAAACCAATAGTGCAGCCATATTCATAGACCCATTGATAAAAAAAGGATACATCGAAAAAGAACCGGGTAAAAATAGAAACATACATATAACAAAGGCAGGGCTAATGAAATTAAGGCTTATAGAGAGATTCAACAACAAAAAGGACGAATAGGACATGGATATCATTGGTATAGACATCGGAACAGTAAAGATAAAATATGTCCGTATACAGAGAAAATCAGGGAAGGTCAATATCATTTCAAAGAACCACTTTGATTACAAAGGCACAAAGGAAGACTTAGAGAATATTATTGATATAATGGCTGTTAATGAAGGGACAAACCATGAGGTTTTAATCAGTACCACGTCACAGGATATATATAAAAAATCCTTTACAATACCATTTATGCCAAAAGACGAGATAAAAGAACCTGTTATCTGGTCTGCATCAAAGCTGATATCTGTCCCTATAGAAGATACTTACTATGAATTTGATATCATCGGTGATGTGGATGAGAGGGGGATTAAGAAAAAAGATATATTCCTTGCTTGTATGGAAAAAAGCCGTGTTGATGATATGATTGCCCTTTTCAAGGAAAAGGGATTTAAAAAGATTACGCTCTTTACAGATACATCCTTTGTCTATGCCCCGTATGTGAAAGACTTGTCCCCTGAGCTATCGCTTATAATAGATATAGGTGGACGTATAACAGGTATATATATTGTAGAAAATGGAAAAAATATTTTCTTCCGGGAGATCCTCACGGCCTCAGAAAGCTTTACCGATGCATTGATGGGTGGTTTTGGATATAGTTATGAACAGGCAGAACAATATAAGAATGAAAAGGGTATCATAGAAGACTCTGCATCTATAATGAATGTTACTCTTGAGAGGCTTGTAGGAGAGATCCAAAGGACCCTTAGCGTTTTTAATCAAAAATATCCATACAAATCTTTAAGAAGGATATATCTTACAGGGGGAGGTTCAAGGATACCAAACCTCATGGAGAGATTGAGGGGTTTTTTTGCCGAAGAGATAGTTCACCTTGATACCTTTGATGGAATAGAGGAGGTCTTTCTCCCTGCCTATCTTTTATGTGTTAAAAAATCGATGCTTTTTAACCTCCTACCTCCTGGAATAAAGGCCCAGGAGAAGGAGGAGGGCATAAAAAAGTGGATAAGGATAGGGACGTTGGCTGTTATATCGGTGCTTATTTTGGTATCTATAACCCTTCTGGGCAGGATCAAGAGACTTGACAGTAACATAGAAATGAGTAAAATACTCATTGACAAGAAAAGGCAGCAATTTACCCAATTATCACGTGTTGCATCCCCATCTATTTATAGTGAACTTTTTCCCATATGGAATGACATAAAGAAAAGGGATATCACATACATAACTCTCCTGAAATTTCTATCTTCGAGACTTCCAGAGGATGTATATTTAAAAGGCGTATATCTTGAATTGTCCGATAAGAAGACTGCCCCCCAAAAAGCAGACACTCAAAAAGAAGGACAGGTCAAGGCAAAGCCACAATCTCCACAACCTCCCCAAAAGACTGAAAAGATAGACACAACTTCAGGTGTATACTATATAAGGCTAAAAGGTTACATATTTGGAGAAAAGAACCTCCTCGAGCCTGCACTACTTAAACTCATGATAAAACTTGAGGAATCTGGATTTATTTACAATGTTGATGTAGCAGATAAAGAGATAAAGACCCTAAAAGGCACAGGGATTATGGAGTTTGAAATAAGGGGAAGGTGCGCTTTCCATGAAGTTTAAAAGTATATATATATGGTATACAGTCCCTTTTTTAATAGTCCTCATATGGGTGTTTGCCTTTTATATACCCATGGTATGGAAGATAAAGGCCAAAGAAAACGAACTTGTGATTTTGAATAAAGAGATGGCTACCCTTGATGCAGGCATCAATAGTATTTTGGGTAATAAAAGCAAAGAGGATAAGGCAATCAAAACTATAAAGGATTTTGAATCTCTCATACCTAACCTGGACAAATTTCCTGATTTTATAAAAGGCATTGTAAGGGCTGCAAAAAGATACAATATTGTTGTAACTGGCTTTAATAGCACATTCTCCACTATAGACATGACATCTAAATCTGTTTTTTTAGAACCTGCCTATGAGATAAATATAAAAGGCAGGTTTATGGATGTATCGAGTTTTATAGAAGGTATCTCCAATAATAGTGCTTATAGGGCCATAAGAAAGGCAGAGCTGTCCTATGATGAAAAGGAGTATCCTGTCCTTACAGGCAAGTTCACTGTGGAATTCAAGTCATGGAGGAGGCTGCCTAAGATTGAAGGTAAGTAAACCGGTTTTATTCACCCTCATAGGCTCAATTATTGTTGTAATCTATTTGTTTTTCTTTGCAGGCCCAAAAAAAGCAACAACCACAAAGACCCCTCAACCAATTGAAGCATCAGGCGCTCAGAAGCAAATAACACCTAAATTGCAGGACAAAAGTGTTGAAGAACCAAGAAAGGTTAGTCATATAGACGCTACATGGAAAAGAGACCCTTTTTTATTACCCAGGTTATCCACGGGCGATGGGGAAAAGGCCTATGTTCCTCTGAGGCTTGTAGGGATTATAGAGGGTAGTGATGGCAGATATGCCATATTAGACTCCCATATTGTTAAAAAAGGGGACTTGATTGGGGAGGAAATGGTTCAGGAGATCGCAAAGGATAAAGTAATATTGGTCCGTAAAGGAAGAAAAAAGGTTGTTGTTGTGGCAGATGATATATCACGTATGGAGACAAATAAACCCTTATTGCCGGAGGAAAAAAGATGAAAAAGATTTTTATTAGCCTTGCGATTTTTTTTATATGTCTCTCCTGCACCACGGTGAATAAGGTCCCGGAAAACCAAAAACAACAATCGTCCTTACCTTTAGATATTCCTATGCCTGTAGTTCCACAGGTGGAGAAGTCAAAATCCATAGACACAGATAAGCCTAAGGAGATTTTTACATTCTCTCTAAGGGAGGCAGATATAAAGGATGTCTTGAGAGCAATATCAAAACAGACAGGCTATAATATGATTATAGAGCCTGATGTAAAGGGTATATGCACAGTAGACCTAAAAGATGTAACGCTTGAGAAGGCACTGGAATATATCCTTGAACCCTTGAGCCTCACATTCAAGATAGAGGAAAAGACTGTATATGTATCAAAGCCCAAGATAGAGACGAGATTCTTTCCTTTGAATTATATATCGATTACAAAACTCGGCAAAAGCACCGTCTCAGGGTCATCTACAGGTCAGGCATCATCAGGTGGAAGCACAGGCACAGGTCAGCAAGCAGGCGCAACATCTGCCCTCATTAACCTCCAGACTGTATCTGAGGCTGACCTCTGGAAGGCCCTTGAAGACAATATAAAGATATTTTTATCACCAGAAGGGAGATATGCCATCAACAGACACGCATCCATAGTTATGGTGATGGATTATATGAAAAATATTAAGAATGTCGCCATGTTTCTTGAGGCAATAGAAGGCACTATCCAGAGGCAGGTGATGATTGAGGCAAAGATAGT is a genomic window of Syntrophorhabdaceae bacterium containing:
- a CDS encoding AAA family ATPase → MEIPYLEYFGLTEKPFGLTPDAHFYYESQTHREAIEHLRFFLAQKEGFACIYGDVGTGKTVLSRLFLDGLDKNIYNSALILNPIMGEQEFLQAVLTELGIQYDNTLSKKDLFSKLEEFLISEHKKGKETIIIIDEAQLITNETFDFIRILSNIETDKEKILHIIFFGQHELIERLKQPHMRYLAQRISIIYRLKTLNINEVNHYITHRLLKAGSKGFVQFEEKGLEHIYKASKGYPRVINIICDRCLLFLYSRSASLVDEKVVKSVLEDESISTLVEIEKEKENFQKRIYKWLPYLVATSVVLILIILAIFNIIPVHELFKNLKK
- a CDS encoding glycosyltransferase family 2 protein, whose product is MTLSIIVPVFNEINTIPEIVKILTTLSYDKEIIIVDDGSTDGTKAYLEEIRQNSESIGAGKLKVVFHEKNMGKGAAIRTGLSYATGDIVIIQDADLEYDPRDYPSLLKPIQENKADVVYGSRFLGGPHRVLYFWHYMGNKVITLLSNMFTDLNLTDMETGYKVFKRDAIKDIEIRSNRFGFEPEITAKIAKKGLRIYEVPISYYGRSYKEGKKITWKDGIKAIFTIVRYNIFSR
- a CDS encoding type II secretion system protein, which encodes MAKDKGFSLIELIIVIVTLGILASAVLYKVGTFKSDATSIAAVEQVIADIQYVQMLAMSKVDQGDQKRSIDFESGSNFYYVAGERKQLPGGAKAENTVTFTFNSLGEPTKGGNQTVTIAGKQIKVWAITGKAEAL
- a CDS encoding prepilin-type N-terminal cleavage/methylation domain-containing protein, producing the protein MTKVLRMGDRGFTLIELIIFIVVAGLFVPLAYMAFTTALKDSTNPESVITARFLAEMKMEDITMEDFDDIFENFRRRPSTSYEDIDKSKYPGYQWKWTIGYITYSGDPPVISDSGSKTNYLKIIVYVRNPQGYEYVVHTIVTKR
- a CDS encoding prepilin-type N-terminal cleavage/methylation domain-containing protein gives rise to the protein MKDKGFSLIEIIITIVILGIIGLFSFSFFSSLTRTYAMMGSKRTVHQEAAYALERVSRELRDAKKVNVNNDVLDFEKANPKGQDTNKYVKFYRSGSDLYRDSASDSGFTTNITHNIIARNASKFTVSLDGTPPLTLNKIITLEIEITKDGETQSYLVGIYPKNYTNDSCNFNSRSYGGCYEDKIN
- the pilM gene encoding pilus assembly protein PilM; translated protein: MDIIGIDIGTVKIKYVRIQRKSGKVNIISKNHFDYKGTKEDLENIIDIMAVNEGTNHEVLISTTSQDIYKKSFTIPFMPKDEIKEPVIWSASKLISVPIEDTYYEFDIIGDVDERGIKKKDIFLACMEKSRVDDMIALFKEKGFKKITLFTDTSFVYAPYVKDLSPELSLIIDIGGRITGIYIVENGKNIFFREILTASESFTDALMGGFGYSYEQAEQYKNEKGIIEDSASIMNVTLERLVGEIQRTLSVFNQKYPYKSLRRIYLTGGGSRIPNLMERLRGFFAEEIVHLDTFDGIEEVFLPAYLLCVKKSMLFNLLPPGIKAQEKEEGIKKWIRIGTLAVISVLILVSITLLGRIKRLDSNIEMSKILIDKKRQQFTQLSRVASPSIYSELFPIWNDIKKRDITYITLLKFLSSRLPEDVYLKGVYLELSDKKTAPQKADTQKEGQVKAKPQSPQPPQKTEKIDTTSGVYYIRLKGYIFGEKNLLEPALLKLMIKLEESGFIYNVDVADKEIKTLKGTGIMEFEIRGRCAFHEV